In the Actinomycetes bacterium genome, CTGCGCCCGAGCAGATCCGCGAGCTGGTGAACCAGGACTTCGCGTCGTACTACTCCTCCCACCCGGCCGGGTCGTTCGCGGCGCAGGTGTGGACCAACAACGCCCTCGTCGCCACCGTCTCGATCGCGTTCGGGGGGCTGCTGGGGATCCCGGTCGTGTGGGTGCTGCTCTCCAACGCGCTGAACGTCGGGGTGTCCGGGGGGCTGATGGCCGCCAACGACCGGCTGGACCTGTTCTTCGGGCTGATCCTGCCGCACGGGATGCTCGAGCTGACCGCGGTGTTCGTGGCCTCCGGAGTGGGGCTGCGGCTGGGCTGGACGATCATCGACCCCGGCGACCGGCCCCGGTCGGTCGCCCTCGCGCAGGAGGGCCGGGCCGCGGCCGGGGTGGCGCTCGGCCTGGTGCTGGTGCTGCTCGTGTCCGGGGTGATCGAGGCCTTCGTCACGCCGTCCCACCTGCCGACCTGGGCCCGGATCGGGATCGGGCTGCTCGCCTGGACGGCGTTCCTGGCCTGGGTGTTCGTGCTGGGCCGTCGCGCCGCCCTCGCCGGCGAGACCGGCGACTTGTCAGGGTGAGGACGACGTATACGTCGTCCTCA is a window encoding:
- a CDS encoding stage II sporulation protein M, encoding MDIDAFVTAHRAEWDRLEQLSRRPGRLTGAEADELVDLYQRTATHLSVVRSAAPDPHLVGRLSTLVARSRSALTGTYPTAWSDVGRFLGRQFPAAVYRARWWWIGTATAFLAVAVAFGWWVAVTPAVQASIAAPEQIRELVNQDFASYYSSHPAGSFAAQVWTNNALVATVSIAFGGLLGIPVVWVLLSNALNVGVSGGLMAANDRLDLFFGLILPHGMLELTAVFVASGVGLRLGWTIIDPGDRPRSVALAQEGRAAAGVALGLVLVLLVSGVIEAFVTPSHLPTWARIGIGLLAWTAFLAWVFVLGRRAALAGETGDLSG